Proteins found in one Exiguobacterium sp. 9-2 genomic segment:
- the rpsG gene encoding 30S ribosomal protein S7, which translates to MPRKGQAERRDVMADPIYNSKLVTRLINRLMLDGKKGTAQQILYKAFETIAERSGRDAMEVFEEAMNNIMPVLEVKARRVGGANYQVPVEVRPERRTTLALRYLVNYSRLRNEKTMDARLANEIMDAANNTGASVKKREDMHKMAEANKAFAHYRW; encoded by the coding sequence ATGCCACGTAAAGGTCAAGCAGAACGTCGTGATGTAATGGCTGATCCGATCTACAACTCTAAACTCGTTACCCGCCTTATCAACCGTCTTATGTTAGATGGTAAAAAAGGTACTGCTCAACAAATCTTATACAAAGCTTTCGAAACTATCGCTGAACGTTCAGGTCGCGATGCAATGGAAGTCTTTGAAGAAGCGATGAACAACATCATGCCAGTTCTTGAAGTTAAAGCACGCCGTGTAGGTGGAGCTAACTATCAAGTTCCTGTCGAAGTTCGCCCAGAGCGTCGTACGACACTCGCACTTCGTTACCTCGTGAACTACTCACGTCTCCGTAACGAAAAAACTATGGATGCGCGCCTTGCTAACGAAATCATGGACGCTGCAAACAACACTGGTGCTTCTGTTAAGAAGCGCGAAGATATGCACAAAATGGCGGAAGCGAACAAAGCGTTTGCTCACTACCGCTGGTAA